GGTAATCTTGAATTGTTATGGTTGTGTTTGTTCAAATTTTACAACATATATTTTTTGTCTTGGCTTTATCTTATTTTTCTGTTACAGATTGCAAAAAGTTTTTAAATATCTACTATCTTAGGAAGAATAAAATCAGATGAGTCGGATTTTTTATTATGGGGAAAATTATACAAGTGGCCCAGGCTATTTTTGATTATACGAATAAGGGCGATCGCCTCAGGAATGTTCTTAACAAAGGTTTAAGTATTTTAGAAATTGATGAGAAGTTAAAAAATTTTGAGCGGAAAATTCCCGAAGAATTAAAAGATTTATATCAATGGCACAATGGCACCAATATTAATAGTGACCTAGAATTATTTTATTATCATTACTTTTTAAGTTTAGAAGAATCTTTAGAAATTTATCATGAATGGATGGGGTTTAATCAAAAAGAAAGGTTTTGTATTTATCCAGAAAATCTATTACCTATTTTTGGCTTTGAGGGAGAATACTATGCCATAGAATGCTTCAGGGATGAGCAAAAAACAGGAAAAATATGGCATATATTT
This genomic interval from Cyanobacterium stanieri LEGE 03274 contains the following:
- a CDS encoding SMI1/KNR4 family protein, which translates into the protein MGKIIQVAQAIFDYTNKGDRLRNVLNKGLSILEIDEKLKNFERKIPEELKDLYQWHNGTNINSDLELFYYHYFLSLEESLEIYHEWMGFNQKERFCIYPENLLPIFGFEGEYYAIECFRDEQKTGKIWHIFHDQMCVYDSLYLMLKSFLEAYEKEAYKIVLVDNYWETEVNEQLVSEIKLKYNPVRHEVALELREQNEYFYYP